One region of Zingiber officinale cultivar Zhangliang chromosome 7B, Zo_v1.1, whole genome shotgun sequence genomic DNA includes:
- the LOC122007422 gene encoding uncharacterized protein LOC122007422 gives MSRWKLGQTNTIKEGVPAKVLWYFPPIPRFQRMFRNKEISKELTWHADKRLRDGYLRHPTDAPSWKIVDHKWPDFATELMYNVDPKWKNGCLKLANNKWRQYKSYLTKTFILSKLDKPEELDEPPIGYGITRDTWRSFVISRMSEDFMKLSDQQKERRKQHMYPHWLSRKGYARFAEEILALILIIILIVLVLKFDDQFLRDGYIQQKREGKLIIEGTKEDILTKALDTEEYNGRVRGIGGHITPTIYFNSGRRWKHADVITEHKRELMEARKKILEQDARIQNLEVMVYKKGTMCDNSIYDKGSCSVKLQPMIEDDMKNDDDDLQILCQADVLQGKPVALTLESSTNIVAHGTIVCGNESDKMLHGVPFPNNCMRVSIDEAVEKSAPLPYPIPSEFEVIGDAVGTHVAWPKHLIVNQDEKPRRKKLEQPKKKHTLSTSAPRALHMLYCYSKRALDDGRYISVSFDYDVFDDDYELVLHLEDIIPLYHLESLSGNCVVGYIWYLYKKLLKDNKKEKFRFVNPHKIPYMATSAHDKKGKFERLNQRASHLAGRLSGASVDQLVLVPCNIGFHWILTVIDPYNEVIYLLDSLRHRIHDEDWKYIVEMALRLFNSNKGRKGRKKAMWVIVKAPRQQDAKQCGYYVMQFMR, from the exons atgtcaaggtggaagttgggccAAACAAATACGATAAAGGAAGGAGTTCCTGCAAAGGTTCTATGGTACTTcccccctattccaagatttcaaagaatgtttcgaaaTAAGGAGATATCCaaggagttgacttggcatgctgataaaagaCTTCGTGATGGATACTTACGTCATCCAACTGATGCACCAtcttggaaaatagttgatcacaagtggccagattttgctacTGAG TTGATGTACAATGTTGACCCAAAGTGGAAGAATGGTTGTTTGAAATTAGCAAACAATAAGTGGCGTCAATACAAAAGTTATCTCACTAAGACATTCATTTTAAGTAAGCTTGATAAACCCGAGGAGTTGGATGAGCCACCTATTGGCTATGGTATTACAAGAGATACTTGGAGGTCGTTTGTGATTAGTCGCATGTCTGAAGACTTCATG AAACTAAGtgatcaacaaaaagaaagaagaaaacaacACATGTATCCTCATTGGCTTTCACGTAAAGGATATGCACGATTTGcggaagaaata TTGGCTCTAATTCTGATCATAATCTTGATTGTTCTAGTGTTGAAATTTGATGACCAATTTCTGCGA GATGGTTACATTCAacaaaagagggagggtaagtTGATAATTGAAGGAACCAAAGAGGATATACTTACCAAAGCACTTGACACTGAAGAATATAATGGTCGTGTGAGGGGTATTGGAggtcatatcactccaacaatatatTTCAATTCTGGTAGAAGATGGAAGCATGCTGATGTAATCActgagcataaaagggagctgatggaggcgaggaagaaaattttagagcAAGATGCACGTATACAAAACCTTGAAGTAATGGTGTATAAAAAGGGTACCATGTGCGATAATTCGATTtatgacaaaggcagttgctcaGTAAAGTTGCAACCCATGATTGAAGATGACATGAAGAACGATGATGATGACCTACAAATTTTGTGTCAAGCTGATGTTTTGCAG GGAAAaccagttgcattgacattggaatctagCACAAATATTGTTGCacatggtacaattgtttgtggCAATGAATCTGATAAAATGCTTCATGGTGTTCCATTTCCAAATAATTGCATGCGAGTCTCCATTGATGAAGCAGTAGAAAAATCAGcacctttgccatatccaattccaagtgaatttgaagtaattggtgatgctgTAGGAACCCATGTGGCTTGGCCAAAACACTTGATAGTGAACCAAGATGAG aagcctcgAAGGAAGAAGCTTGAACAACCAAAAAAGAAAcatactttgtcaacaagtgccccaagagcattacatatgttatattgttatagTAAGCGTGCTTTAGATGATGGCAGATATATATCagtgagttttgattatgacgtGTTTGATGATGATTATGAACTTGTTCTACACCTTGAGGACATCAttcctttgtatcatttggagtctCTTTCAGGCAATTGTGTAGTTGGCTACATATG GTATCTTTATAAAAAACTGttgaaagataacaagaaagagaaATTCAGATTTGTGAATCCACATAAAATCCCATATATGGCAACCAGTGCACATGACAAAAAAGGTAAGTTTGAAAGGCTAAACCAAAGGGCAAGTCATTTGGCAGGCAGGCTAAGTGGTGCATCTGTAGAtcaacttgtattggtgccatgtAATATCGG TTTCCATTGGATTCTCACTGTTATTGACCCTTACAATGAAGttatttatttgttggattcTCTAAGGCACCGCATTCATGATGAGGATTGGAAATATAtagtggaaat ggccttaagattgtttaattcaaacaagggaaggaaaggtagaaaAAAGGCTATGTGGGTAATAGTAAAG GCTCCTCGACAACAAGATGCCAAACAATGTGGTTACTATGTGATGCAATTTATGAGATAA